One window of the Ananas comosus cultivar F153 linkage group 21, ASM154086v1, whole genome shotgun sequence genome contains the following:
- the LOC109726507 gene encoding LETM1 and EF-hand domain-containing protein 1, mitochondrial-like, with protein sequence MASRVIIRRRKYLLDHINTPVRSTSTLSSFGHRSFGYESCDVDKTVVRQVPEQSLGDSDNRKERSIAITTKEDLLGFSSRGFLRSPLNRISLLGYGYGRQEYGLPLGVRYLLQSVRTATTATAGQPDVASVEEPNEDQNQKQMKEASPEECDQAVEGLSSAKAKAKAKQVQEVAQKPAQSIVQRFWARLLGIGPALRAIASMSRADWAVKFRHWKDEFVSTLQHYWLGLKLLWVDVRISSRLLLKLASGKSLTRRERQQLTRTTADIFRLVPFAVFIIVPFMEFLLPVFLKLFPNMLPSTFQDKMKEQEALKRKLKARIEYAKFLQDTVKEMAKEVQVSRSGEIKQTAEDLDEFLNKVRTGARVPNEEILNFAKLFNDELTLDNISRPRLVNMCKYMGIPPFGTDNYLRFMLRRKLEEIKKDDKLIQLEGVESLSEEELRQACRERGHLGLLSTEEMRQQLRDWLDLSLNHAVPSSLLILSRAFTVSGRLKPEEAVVATLSSLPDEVVDTVGTVLPSEDSVSERRRKLEFLEMQEELIKEEEKKHEKEEKAKLKEPEISREDVALKEMTGPTAREAEELAKAKTMDMKEQLCNISRALAVLASASSVSKERQEFLSLVNKEIELYNKMLEKEGTDGEEEAKKAYIAAREKSDHAAEVAAGDKVSSALIDRVDAMLQELEKEIDDVDAKIGNRWQLLDRDRDGKVTPEEVAAAAMYLKDTIGKEGVQELISNLSKDKEGKILVEDIVKLASQTDEANGEEAARV encoded by the exons ATGGCTTCGAGGGTGATCATCAGGAGGAGGAAGTACCTCCTGGATCACATTAACACGCCAGTTCGATCAACTTCTACTCTCTCCAGTTTTGGGCATCGAAGTTTTGGTTATGAATCTTGTGATGTAGATAAAACGGTTGTTCGTCAAGTTCCTGAGCAGAGTTTGGGTGATTCAGATAATAGAAAAGAGAGGAGCATTGCCATAACAACCAAAGAGGATTTATTGGGATTTTCTTCTCGTGGGTTTCTTAGGAGCCCTTTGAATAGGATTTCTCTTTTGGGTTACGGGTATGGAAGGCAAGAATACGGTTTACCTTTGGGAGTCAGATATTTGCTTCAATCTGTGCGCACTGCAACAACTGCTACGGCTGGTCAACCTGATGTGGCTAGTGTCGAGGAGCCTAATGAGGATCAGAACCAGAAGCAGATGAAGGAGGCATCGCCGGAAGAATGTGATCAGGCTGTTGAAGGGCTGAGCTCTGCGAAAGCCAAAGCAAAGGCCAAGCAAGTGCAAGAGGTAGCTCAGAAGCCTGCTCAGTCGATAGTGCAGAGGTTTTGGGCAAGGCTTTTGGGAATTGGCCCTGCTTTGAGAGCAATTGCTTCTATGAGCAG GGCGGACTGGGCCGTGAAATTCCGCCATTGGAAGGATGAATTTGTCTCCACCTTGCAGCATTATTGGCTAGGTTTAAAACTACTTTGGGTAGATGTCAGGATTTCCTCAAGATTGTTGCTGAAACTTGCTAGTGGGAAGAGCCTTACAAGAAGAGAGCGGCAGCAGCTTACACGTACTACTGCTGATATATTCAGATTGGTCCCTTTTGCTGTTTTCATTATAGTTCCATTCATGGAATTCTTGCTGCCAGTGTTCCTCAAGTTGTTTCCGAACATGTTGCCGTCAACTTTTCAGGACAAGATGAAAGAACAG GAAGCATTGAAGAGAAAACTAAAAGCAAGAATAGAATATGCAAAGTTTTTGCAAGACACAGTGAAAGAAATGGCAAAGGAAGTCCAAGTCTCCCGTAGTGGAGAAATCAAACAGACTGCTGAAGATCTTGATGAATTTTTGAACAAG GTTAGGACTGGTGCCCGTGTTCCCAATGAAGAAATTTTGAACTTCGCTAAGTTGTTCAACGATGAACTAACTTTGGATAATATCAGCAG GCCGCGATTGGTTAATATGTGTAAATATATGGGGATCCCACCATTTGGTACCGATAATTACTTACGCTTCATGCTTCGGAGAAAACTGGAAGA GATTAAGAAAGATGATAAACTGATCCAACTAGAGGGTGTAGAATCTCTTTCTGAGGAGGAACTTAGACAAGCTTGTCGGGAACGAGGCCATCTTGGGCTGCTATCTACGGAAGAGATGCGTCAACAG CTTCGTGACTGGTTAGATTTGTCTCTTAATCATGCTGTGCCATCTTCTCTCCTTATACTCTCGAG AGCATTCACTGTATCTGGGCGGTTGAAACCTGAGGAGGCTGTTGTGGCTACATTATCATCTCTACCAGATGAAGTTGTGGACACAGTTGGTACAGTTTTGCCGTCTGAGGATTCTGTTTCTGAGAGGAGGAGAAAATTGGAATTCCTCGAGATGCAGGAAGAGCTTATCAAG gaggaagagaaaaagcatgagaaagaagaaaaagcaaAACTCAAGGAACCTGAGATTAGTCGAGAGGATGTTGCCTTGAAGGAGATGACTGGGCCTACGGCTCGGGAAGCAGAGGAACTGGCGAAAGCAAAAACAATGGATATGAAAGAACAGCTCTGCAATATCAGTCGAGCATTGGCTGTTCTTGCTTCAGCATCT TCTGTTAGTAAGGAAAGGCAGGAGTTTCTGAGCCTTGTAAACAAGGAG ATAGAACTGTATAATAAGATGCTGGAGAAAGAGGGTACAGATGGTGAAGAAGAGGCGAAGAAGGCATACATAGCTGCTAGAGAGAAGTCTGACCATGCAGCTGAGGTAGCTGCGGGAGACAAAGTCTCTTCGGCTTTAATCGATCGG GTTGATGCCATGCTACAAGAATTAGAAAAGGAAATCGATGACGTGGATGCTAAAATTGGCAACCGTTGGCAACTGCTTGACAG GGATCGTGACGGCAAAGTGACTCCGGAAGAGGTAGCTGCTGCAGCCATGTATCTAAAAGATACCATCGGAAAGGAGGGTGTCCAGGAACTCATCAGCAATCTTTCTAAAGATAAAG AAGGAAAGATCCTCGTGGAGGACATCGTGAAGTTGGCGTCGCAAACAGATGAAGCCAATGGAGAGGAGGCCGCACGAGTATAG